A stretch of the Mesorhizobium huakuii genome encodes the following:
- a CDS encoding ASKHA domain-containing protein yields the protein MNSPANITDPLVLFMPSGKRGRFPVGTPVLDAARQLGVYVESVCGGRATCGRCQIEVQEGNFAKHKIVSSNDHISPKGPKEERYERVRGLPERRRLSCSAQILGDLVIDVPQDTVINAQTIRKDADTRVIARDTAIRMCYVEIEEPDMHKPLGDLDRLKIALMKDWGFKNLEFDFYLLPQVQGILRKGNWTATAAIHKDADSDIARVIALWPGLKNEAYGLACDIGSTTIAMHLVSLLSGRVAASSGTSNPQIRFGEDLMSRVSYVMMNPDGREGMTVAVREAISSLVDKVCAEGNVQRNDILDSVFVGNPIMHHLFLGIDPTELGGAPFALAVSGAVRIKASDIGLKLNQGARLYMLPCIAGHVGADAAAVTLSEGPHRQDEMMLIVDVGTNAEIVLGNRARVVAASSPTGPAFEGAEISGGQRAAPGAIERVRIDPDTLEPKYRVIGSELWSDEPGFLDSVQATGVTGICGSGIIEIVAEMYLAGIISEDGVVDGSLAARSPRVVANGRTFSYVLKEGEPKITITQTDVRAIQLAKAALYAGTKLLMEKQNTEHVDRIHFAGAFGSFIDPKYAMVLGLIPDCDLDKVSAVGNAAGAGARMALLNRGYRREIEETVSQIEKIETALEPKFQEHFVYAMALPNKVDPFPKLSAAVKLPPRKTVSEDGVAGDAAPRRRSREGHAARRSRGIEATFTGRLEIPNSFACKCFRIEPIRKPKRCFREIHPIHGRRIYPASNGGRR from the coding sequence GTGAATTCACCTGCCAACATCACCGATCCACTCGTGCTGTTCATGCCGTCGGGCAAGCGCGGGCGGTTTCCAGTCGGCACGCCGGTGCTCGATGCCGCGCGCCAGCTTGGCGTCTATGTCGAGAGCGTGTGCGGCGGCCGCGCCACGTGCGGGCGCTGCCAGATCGAGGTGCAGGAAGGCAATTTCGCCAAGCACAAGATCGTCTCCTCCAACGACCACATCTCGCCCAAGGGACCCAAGGAAGAGCGCTACGAACGCGTGCGCGGCCTGCCTGAACGGCGCCGCCTCTCCTGCTCGGCGCAGATCCTCGGCGACCTCGTCATCGACGTGCCGCAGGACACCGTCATCAATGCGCAGACCATCCGCAAGGATGCCGACACCAGGGTGATCGCCCGCGATACGGCAATCCGCATGTGCTATGTCGAAATCGAAGAGCCCGACATGCACAAGCCGCTCGGCGATCTCGACCGGCTGAAGATCGCGCTGATGAAGGATTGGGGCTTCAAGAACCTCGAATTCGACTTCTACCTGCTGCCGCAGGTGCAGGGCATCCTGCGCAAGGGCAACTGGACCGCCACCGCCGCCATCCACAAGGATGCCGACAGCGATATCGCGCGTGTCATCGCGCTGTGGCCGGGCCTCAAGAACGAGGCCTATGGGCTGGCCTGCGATATCGGCTCGACCACCATCGCCATGCATCTGGTGTCGCTGCTGTCGGGCCGCGTCGCCGCCTCGTCCGGCACCTCGAACCCGCAGATCCGCTTCGGCGAGGATCTGATGAGCCGCGTCTCCTATGTGATGATGAACCCGGACGGCCGCGAAGGCATGACGGTGGCCGTACGCGAAGCGATCTCCAGCCTTGTCGACAAGGTCTGCGCGGAAGGCAATGTCCAGCGCAACGACATTCTGGATTCCGTCTTCGTCGGCAATCCGATCATGCACCATCTGTTCCTCGGCATCGATCCGACCGAACTCGGCGGTGCCCCCTTCGCGCTCGCCGTCTCGGGCGCGGTGCGCATCAAGGCCTCCGACATCGGCCTCAAGCTCAACCAGGGTGCCCGCCTCTACATGCTGCCTTGCATTGCCGGCCATGTCGGCGCCGACGCGGCGGCGGTGACGCTGTCCGAAGGCCCGCATCGCCAGGACGAGATGATGCTGATCGTCGACGTCGGCACCAATGCCGAGATCGTGCTTGGCAATCGTGCGCGGGTCGTGGCGGCCTCTTCTCCGACCGGTCCGGCTTTCGAGGGTGCCGAAATCTCCGGCGGCCAGCGTGCCGCGCCCGGCGCCATCGAGCGTGTGCGCATCGACCCCGACACGCTGGAACCCAAATACCGCGTCATCGGTTCGGAACTGTGGTCCGACGAACCGGGCTTCCTCGACAGCGTGCAGGCGACCGGCGTGACCGGCATCTGCGGCTCCGGCATCATCGAGATCGTGGCGGAAATGTATCTCGCCGGCATCATCTCGGAGGATGGCGTTGTCGACGGATCGCTTGCGGCACGCTCGCCACGGGTCGTCGCCAATGGCCGCACCTTCTCCTACGTGCTGAAGGAAGGCGAGCCGAAGATCACCATCACCCAGACCGACGTGCGCGCCATCCAGCTCGCCAAGGCCGCTCTTTATGCCGGCACCAAGCTCTTGATGGAAAAGCAGAACACCGAGCATGTCGACCGCATCCACTTCGCCGGCGCCTTCGGCTCGTTCATCGATCCGAAATACGCCATGGTGCTGGGCCTGATCCCCGACTGTGACCTCGACAAGGTTTCCGCCGTCGGCAACGCCGCGGGTGCCGGCGCACGCATGGCGCTCCTGAACCGCGGCTATCGCCGCGAGATCGAGGAGACGGTGAGCCAAATCGAGAAGATCGAGACCGCGCTGGAACCAAAATTCCAGGAGCATTTCGTCTACGCCATGGCGCTGCCCAACAAGGTCGACCCGTTCCCGAAACTGTCGGCGGCGGTGAAACTGCCGCCGCGCAAGACGGTAAGCGAGGACGGTGTCGCCGGCGACGCCGCCCCGCGCCGGCGCTCGCGCGAAGGCCACGCGGCAAGGCGCAGCCGGGGAATAGAAGCAACCTTCACAGGTCGCCTCGAAATCCCAAACTCATTTGCATGCAAATGTTTCCGGATCGAACCGATCCGGAAACCAAAACGCTGTTTTCGCGAAATCCACCCGATACATGGCAGGCGCATTTACCCGGCATCGAACGGCGGCCGAAGATAA
- a CDS encoding methyltetrahydrofolate cobalamin methyltransferase yields the protein MTRTIVASATREIIIGFDQPFCVIGERINPTGRKKLAAEMIAGNFETVIKDALEQAACGATMLDVNAGVTAVDPNATEPALLVQTLEIVQGLVDLPLSIDSSVTAAIEAALKVAKGRPLVNSVTGEEEKLEAILPLIKKYNVPVVAISNDETGISMDPDVRFAVAKKIVQRCADFGIPAHDVVVDPLVMPIGALGDAGRQVFALLRRLREELKVNTTCGLSNISFGLPHRHGINAAFIPMVIGAGMTSAIMNPVRPQEMEAVRGANVLNGTDENCTNWIRTYKDYKPAEGGHAVAAPTAVNAPGEGAGNGGRRRGGREARMGRG from the coding sequence ATGACCCGGACCATTGTCGCCTCGGCGACACGAGAGATCATCATCGGCTTCGACCAGCCCTTCTGCGTCATCGGCGAGCGCATCAACCCGACCGGCCGCAAGAAGCTCGCCGCCGAGATGATCGCCGGCAATTTCGAGACCGTCATCAAGGACGCGTTGGAGCAGGCCGCCTGCGGCGCCACCATGCTCGACGTCAATGCCGGCGTCACCGCCGTCGACCCCAATGCGACCGAGCCGGCGCTGCTGGTGCAGACGCTGGAGATCGTCCAGGGCCTCGTCGACCTGCCGCTGTCGATCGACAGCTCGGTTACCGCCGCGATCGAGGCAGCACTCAAGGTCGCCAAGGGCCGCCCGCTGGTCAACTCCGTCACCGGCGAGGAGGAAAAACTCGAAGCCATCCTGCCGCTGATCAAGAAATACAACGTGCCGGTCGTCGCCATCTCCAATGACGAGACCGGCATTTCGATGGATCCGGACGTGCGCTTCGCCGTCGCCAAGAAGATCGTCCAGCGCTGTGCCGATTTCGGCATTCCCGCTCATGACGTCGTCGTCGACCCGCTGGTCATGCCGATCGGCGCGCTGGGTGACGCCGGCCGCCAGGTGTTCGCGCTGCTGCGTCGGCTGCGCGAGGAGCTCAAGGTCAACACCACCTGCGGCCTGTCCAACATTTCGTTCGGCCTGCCGCATCGCCACGGCATCAACGCCGCCTTCATCCCCATGGTGATCGGCGCCGGCATGACCTCGGCGATCATGAACCCGGTGCGGCCGCAGGAAATGGAAGCCGTGCGCGGCGCCAATGTGCTCAACGGCACCGACGAGAACTGCACCAACTGGATCCGAACCTACAAGGACTACAAGCCGGCCGAAGGCGGCCATGCGGTCGCGGCGCCGACGGCGGTCAACGCCCCTGGCGAGGGCGCCGGCAACGGTGGCCGCCGCCGCGGCGGACGAGAGGCCCGGATGGGCCGGGGATAA
- a CDS encoding GlxA family transcriptional regulator: protein MIAFATALDPLRSANRMLGYEAYRWRLASIDGKPVRASNGVECAVNTSLEEERKKMAGPDRPNMAIVCSGINVERYQNKSAFAWLREEYNRGVAVGGLCTGAHILAAAGLLSNKRCAIHWENLPGFSEAFPKANVFADLFEIDQNIYTCAGGTAALDMMLKLIGDDFDESLVNRVCEQVLTDRVRSPTDRQRLPLRARLGVQNSKVLTIIELMEGNLSEPLSLIEIADHVDLSRRQIERLFRTEMGRSPARYYLEIRLDRARHLLIQSSMPVVEVAVACGFVSASHFSKCYRELYARSPQQERVDRKQLLAA, encoded by the coding sequence ATGATCGCTTTTGCGACCGCACTCGACCCGCTGCGCTCCGCCAATCGCATGCTCGGCTACGAGGCCTATCGCTGGCGCCTGGCCAGCATCGACGGCAAGCCGGTGCGCGCCTCGAACGGCGTCGAATGCGCGGTCAACACCTCGCTGGAGGAAGAGCGCAAGAAGATGGCGGGCCCCGACCGGCCGAACATGGCCATCGTCTGCAGCGGCATCAATGTCGAGCGCTATCAGAACAAGTCAGCCTTCGCCTGGCTGCGCGAGGAATATAATCGCGGCGTCGCTGTCGGCGGCCTGTGCACTGGCGCGCATATCCTCGCCGCCGCCGGCCTGTTGTCCAACAAGCGCTGCGCCATCCATTGGGAAAACCTGCCGGGCTTTTCCGAGGCGTTTCCGAAGGCCAATGTCTTTGCCGACCTCTTCGAGATCGACCAGAACATCTACACCTGCGCCGGCGGCACCGCCGCGCTCGACATGATGTTGAAGCTGATCGGCGACGATTTCGACGAGAGCCTCGTCAACCGTGTCTGCGAACAGGTGCTGACCGATCGCGTGCGCAGCCCGACCGACCGCCAGCGCCTGCCGCTCCGCGCGCGCCTCGGCGTGCAGAACTCGAAAGTGCTGACCATCATCGAGCTGATGGAAGGCAATCTCTCCGAGCCGCTGTCGCTGATCGAGATCGCCGACCATGTCGACCTGTCGCGCAGGCAGATCGAGCGGCTGTTCCGCACCGAGATGGGCAGATCCCCTGCCCGCTACTATCTGGAAATCCGGCTTGACCGCGCCCGGCATCTGCTGATCCAGTCGTCGATGCCGGTGGTCGAAGTGGCTGTCGCCTGCGGCTTCGTCTCGGCCTCACATTTCTCCAAATGCTACCGCGAGCTCTACGCCCGCTCGCCGCAGCAGGAACGCGTCGACCGCAAGCAGTTGCTGGCGGCTTGA
- a CDS encoding alpha/beta hydrolase, producing the protein MPSLKSHFVSFVLRYSRKKAFSSPENLQRWIAAARKTEDHHPPVSLQQRFDIQTRTVDGFPVYEIAPRAGEQRRILYLHGGAYVFEITPYHWHLIAEMADRLGYGITVPIYPIAPEHDFHAMFGMVGEVYRQMLDETEAQDIIFMGDSAGGNMAVVLTMMAAEEGLPLPSRHVLISPGLDMSLSNPELFEAERNDPWLGIPGGLEAIRMYSAGIDRSDWHISPIYGDLSVLPKTLLLTGSHDLLTPDNLIFAQKARDAGVEIDVIHEEGMFHAWPLIDMPESRRARQHIAAFLSEKRSPVRPDRKTRFEAPSAEAAE; encoded by the coding sequence ATGCCAAGTCTGAAAAGCCACTTCGTGTCCTTCGTGCTCAGGTACAGCCGCAAAAAGGCCTTTTCCAGCCCGGAAAACCTGCAGCGCTGGATCGCGGCCGCGCGCAAGACCGAGGACCATCACCCCCCGGTCTCACTGCAGCAGCGTTTCGACATCCAGACGCGCACCGTCGACGGCTTTCCGGTTTATGAGATCGCTCCGAGGGCCGGCGAGCAGAGGCGGATTCTCTACCTGCATGGCGGCGCCTATGTCTTTGAGATCACGCCCTATCATTGGCATCTGATCGCCGAGATGGCCGACCGGCTGGGCTACGGCATCACCGTGCCGATCTATCCGATCGCCCCGGAACACGATTTCCACGCCATGTTCGGCATGGTCGGCGAAGTCTATCGCCAGATGCTCGACGAGACAGAGGCGCAAGACATCATCTTCATGGGTGATTCCGCCGGTGGCAACATGGCGGTGGTGCTGACCATGATGGCCGCGGAAGAAGGCTTGCCCCTGCCCTCGCGCCACGTGCTGATCTCACCCGGCCTCGACATGTCGCTTTCCAACCCCGAGCTGTTCGAGGCCGAGCGCAACGACCCCTGGCTCGGTATTCCCGGCGGCCTCGAAGCGATCCGGATGTACAGCGCCGGCATCGACCGCAGCGACTGGCACATCAGCCCGATCTATGGCGACCTGTCGGTGCTGCCGAAAACGCTGCTTTTGACCGGCTCGCACGATCTCTTGACGCCTGACAATCTGATCTTCGCGCAAAAGGCGCGGGACGCCGGTGTCGAGATTGATGTCATCCACGAGGAAGGCATGTTCCACGCATGGCCATTGATCGACATGCCGGAATCGCGACGCGCGCGCCAGCACATCGCGGCGTTTCTCAGCGAGAAGCGCTCGCCGGTCAGGCCAGATAGGAAAACAAGGTTCGAAGCGCCCTCCGCCGAGGCGGCGGAGTAG
- a CDS encoding LysR substrate-binding domain-containing protein, with protein MNAPLNHPLPLLDLDVLRTFVAIAETGSFTTAANAVFRTPSAVSMQIKKLEDILGRSVFARDARSVSLTTDGEMLLGYARRLLSINREVVSKFIIPEIVGVVRLGSPDDYGERVLPHVLKRFAQSHPSIAVDVTIDQSSNLRRRMDDRALDITLLTNSYKTSALGAEVLLTEPIVWAGAKGGCAHLREPLPVSLWEEGCAWRAGALEALGREGRNYRVAYMSAHTAGQRAAIMADLAVAPLPRSFLGNDMVELCPKDGMPDIGTYNLAMVVAPDASAPVKAVADHIRATFEVFRETGKF; from the coding sequence ATGAACGCCCCACTCAATCATCCACTGCCGCTGCTTGATCTCGACGTTTTGCGCACTTTCGTGGCGATTGCCGAGACCGGCAGCTTTACCACCGCCGCCAATGCCGTCTTCCGCACGCCGTCCGCTGTCTCCATGCAGATCAAGAAGCTGGAGGACATTCTTGGCCGCTCGGTGTTCGCGCGCGACGCCCGCTCGGTGTCGCTGACGACGGATGGCGAGATGCTGCTCGGCTATGCCCGGCGGCTGCTGTCGATCAACCGCGAGGTGGTGTCGAAGTTCATCATTCCCGAGATCGTCGGCGTGGTGCGGCTCGGTTCGCCGGATGATTATGGCGAGCGCGTGCTGCCCCACGTGCTGAAGCGTTTCGCGCAGTCGCACCCCTCGATCGCCGTCGACGTCACCATCGATCAGAGCAGCAATCTGCGCCGGCGCATGGACGACCGCGCGCTCGACATCACGCTTCTGACCAACTCCTACAAGACCAGCGCGCTCGGCGCCGAGGTGCTTTTGACCGAGCCGATCGTCTGGGCCGGCGCCAAGGGCGGCTGCGCGCATCTGCGCGAACCGCTGCCGGTTTCATTGTGGGAAGAGGGCTGCGCTTGGCGTGCCGGCGCGCTCGAAGCGCTGGGGCGCGAGGGCCGCAACTACCGCGTCGCTTACATGAGCGCGCACACGGCCGGCCAGCGCGCCGCGATCATGGCTGACCTGGCCGTCGCGCCGCTGCCGCGATCCTTCCTCGGCAACGACATGGTCGAGCTCTGCCCGAAGGACGGCATGCCCGATATCGGCACCTACAATCTGGCCATGGTGGTGGCGCCGGACGCCAGCGCCCCGGTCAAGGCCGTCGCCGACCATATCCGCGCGACCTTCGAAGTGTTCCGGGAAACCGGCAAGTTCTGA